A stretch of Eubalaena glacialis isolate mEubGla1 chromosome 10, mEubGla1.1.hap2.+ XY, whole genome shotgun sequence DNA encodes these proteins:
- the MRPL17 gene encoding large ribosomal subunit protein bL17m has product MRLSVAAAISHGRVFRRLGLGPESRIHLLQNLLTGLVRHERIEASWARVDELRGYAEKLIDCGKLGDTNERAMRMADFWLTEKDLIPKLFHVLVPRYQGQNGGYTRMLQIPNRNKQDRAKMAVIEYKGNCLPPLPLPHRDSNFTLLNQLLQGLRKDQEASTHSSHTVQTPEI; this is encoded by the exons ATGCGGCTGTCGGTCGCCGCTGCCATCTCTCACGGCCGCGTATTCCGCCGCCTGGGCCTTGGTCCCGAGTCCCGCATCCACCTGCTGCAGAACTTGCTCACGGGGCTGGTGCGACACGAACGCATCGAGGCGTCATGGGCACGCGTGGATGAGCTGAGGGGCTACGCGGAGAAG CTCATCGACTGTGGGAAGCTGGGAGACACCAACGAACGAGCCATGCGCATGGCTGACTTCTGGCTCACG GAGAAAGACTTGATCCCAAAGCTGTTTCACGTACTGGTTCCTCGGTACCAAGGTCAGAATGGGGGCTACACGAGAATGCTGCAGATCCCAAATCGGAATAAGCAGGATCGGGCCAAGATGGCAGTGATCGAGTATAAAGGGAActgcctcccacccctgccccttcctCACAGAGACAGCAACTTCACACTCCTAAaccagctgcttcaggggctgcGGAAGGATCAGGAAGCAAGCACCCACAGCTCCCACACAGTTCAAACACCAGAGATTTAA